A genomic stretch from Canis lupus familiaris isolate Mischka breed German Shepherd chromosome 17, alternate assembly UU_Cfam_GSD_1.0, whole genome shotgun sequence includes:
- the LOC100683076 gene encoding cytochrome c oxidase subunit 7B, mitochondrial-like, with protein MHKSLCKGTYHEVVAKQLPQLHRSAFSFRMFPVARNALSRLRVQSIPQTMARQSHQKRAPDFHHKYGNAVLASGATFCIAVWAYTATQIGIEWNLSPIGRVTPKEWRDQ; from the coding sequence ATGCATAAGAGTCTTTGCAAGGGTACTTATCACGAAGTTGTAGCAAAGCAGTTACCGCAGTTGCACcgttctgccttcagcttcaggATGTTTCCCGTGGCCAGAAATGCTCTAAGTCGTCTCCGAGTTCAAAGCATTCCACAAACAATGGCAAGGCAGAGTCACCAGAAACGGGCACCTGATTTCCATCATAAATATGGTAATGCTGTATTAGCTAGTGGAGCCACTTTCTGTATTGCTGTATGGGCATATACAGCAACACAAATTGGAATAGAATGGAACCTGTCCCCTATTGGCAGAGTCACCCCAAAGGAATGGAGGGATCAGTAA